tatgtttttccaataaaaataaaaaaaatgtttaataataaatttaaattccgttaattattatcatttattaacaaaacaattaaCATGACTAATAATagaatgataataatagtaattaaaaaaaaaagtcaaattttgtTGGTATATTTAAGCGTCGAGGGCAATGACACAAGAAtgcagagtaaaaaaaaagtttttaaataaaaatatataagaatttgaataaaaaaattcaaattttcctaTCAACCggatataagtatatatatgattagaagttgataatttatcgaaaagtatatatattgttaaataaataaataaaaatgtattcaaAAACTTACGCGTTTCATATGACATTTTTTCCggctttgttttttttatgagtaaaaaaagaagttgatattaatttatatgtaaagttgatataaaaaagttataaatataaacaattataaacttatatttattgtttaatttaaattatttttctcacaaGATTTATAATGAGACACAACACGTTATTACATACGATCTGATTGCTCACGATTTACTACTCAACACTCACTACACTTTTTAATGGACTATAGAgactatgtatatatgtgtatataggTAACTGTAGAGagataaatatagatataaaatatatataatacaatgAGATGGTTTACTTTGAAAACTAGAGAAATATAATCCGCCCTTTCATGCTTAATCACAAGTTTATATCATAGGTTATTTATATACGAGATGTAATtcctattttttatataaatatctagAATTTAGTGTTGacatgaacaaaaaaatatactatttatgtgcagttgataattttgatgtttttgtGCGTTTCCTACAAGATGGCggtaaaagtatttaattggcgcgaaaaaatatttgaaatttaaaaattttgaatttctagTCAAACTCttggtatttttaacataaaataaagtattttcgagtaGTTCaacgttgaaaaaaagtttttaaattatgaaaccGGAAGAATTGTTGACACAAAGTTTTTATCTGgaataaaactttttgagaAATCGAGTTACGTAATTCGAGATGAGATACTAACTTGCAAAGGACtatattcaatatttagaataaaaatttaagttactTATATATTTGGATTTGCACCtgagtataaatttttgtccTGCTCTAATAGAAAGATTTCCTGGTCAGAAATTTGGTGTCAATTAGTTGCGATGacaaaaaactatatatgACTCAAAAATTACATCGGTATTGCGTAAAATATTGACTTGCCACTGATGTAAAGAAATATGAtttcattcatatatataagtcATTACTGTGACGTTATACAATAGCcatgcttacatcaatatgatgCCACAAGTTTTTACATCATACTAAAGTCATATAAAATGTCAGATTAAcgtcaaatttatataaaatgccGTGACATTTCTATGACTTACGTATGACGTCAAATTAAGGTCATGTGTTCAATGGGatacttattttataagaaattttatgcttaATACcgaagaaatatttattttactatactCACTAATCGACTCATAGTATATTACTTATTATATCGAAATTTTACTTTCAGTcactggggtaaaatggatagccctgattaagaaaaatgatttgctTGATTttaagtgtatatctatatattagtcgattcaaattgtttcaaatcatttcaaattattttgaatcataccaaatcatttttcttaatcagggaggtataaaaatttgaatactttgGGCTCATAGATTTGGAAATTTCCTTTCAAATGAGTACTCACAAGCtcataataaaacaataaaaatttcaggtGAATAAtgattccaaaaaaaaatcttaatatatattttggaaataaaaatctttattcTTCGTTCTTTAAAGTTATTTCAAAACCATTTGTGTAcacttgaataatttatttataagtattaATATTCATTGTATGGAggatatgtaatttttttccgaagaatCGATCTCGCGATCACGGGCTGAATTAATTTGGATAACCCTCAAACATGTAACACAATATTATGTCATATACTTTATTCCAGGATTGATAATCTGCTGTACTAAAGTTGTTGCCTAGAAGAGCTTGCATAGTCTTGAAGAAGGATTGTCTCAAGTcctgaaatattattttgaatattgttttaaaacagtgaaaatacattttataagtaaataagaTAATGACTAATGACACTTACGACAATAGAGTCTTTAGATGCTCCCTGTTGTGCATAGTAACGTCCGAGATCAACAAAGTAATTTTCAACTGACGATGTGTCTTCCAATGCACGGACCATGTTATCGTATCCGTTGTAGTACCTAAGCGCTAAATCTCTAAAATTCTTGTTATATTTCAAGCGATCGTTTGGTATATCTCTAAATCTATCGAAGCACTGCTTGAGCTGTGGATAATCTTCGTAAAATCTAAGTTTAAAATACACAAATATGGTTTTTCATTCGGTTATATtataactttattaaaaaaatccaccTGGTATTGCATGGGAACCCATAGGAATCCATATCGAaaagtatggatttatgta
The DNA window shown above is from Microplitis mediator isolate UGA2020A chromosome 1, iyMicMedi2.1, whole genome shotgun sequence and carries:
- the LOC130678272 gene encoding globin-like → MKVSFLLIFSIGVILYTDAVQYRRNPCYAVRSLTSDDITRVRDTWGRINLKPVDLGLNIIIRFYEDYPQLKQCFDRFRDIPNDRLKYNKNFRDLALRYYNGYDNMVRALEDTSSVENYFVDLGRYYAQQGASKDSIVDLRQSFFKTMQALLGNNFSTADYQSWNKVYDIILCYMFEGYPN